In Acidobacteriota bacterium, one genomic interval encodes:
- the hisI gene encoding phosphoribosyl-AMP cyclohydrolase: MKSIEDLKWGAAGLIPAVVQDADSGEVLTVAYVSRESLRKTLELGETVFFSRSRQCLWHKGETSGNTQKVVSVTADCDLDALVIRVRPKGPACHTGARSCFYEAVEGFAAG, encoded by the coding sequence ATGAAAAGCATCGAAGATCTTAAATGGGGCGCGGCCGGGCTTATCCCCGCCGTCGTCCAGGACGCCGACTCGGGCGAGGTGCTCACGGTGGCCTACGTGAGCCGCGAGAGCCTGCGGAAGACGCTCGAACTGGGGGAAACGGTTTTTTTCAGCCGGAGCCGCCAATGCCTCTGGCACAAGGGGGAGACCTCGGGGAACACGCAGAAGGTCGTCAGCGTCACGGCCGATTGCGACCTGGATGCCCTGGTCATCCGGGTGCGCCCGAAGGGGCCCGCGTGCCATACGGGGGCGCGCTCCTGTTTTTACGAGGCGGTGGAGGGTTTCGCGGCCGGGTAG
- the recQ gene encoding DNA helicase RecQ, with protein sequence MTDEIAKVLKRYWGYDGFRPLQREAMECVVRGRDSIVVLPTGGGKSLCYQAPALLLPGLTLVVSPLISLMKDQIDALAGCGIPSGRLDSTLSAGEKDRVSRELGAGGLRLLYVSPERLLSPGFLDFLKGLGVSSIAIDEAHCVSMWGHDFRPEYRRLGILRMAFPGVPIGAYTATATEQVRGDIAAQLGLGKPEVLVGSFDRPNLVYRVRRRTEGVRQVRDVIDRHAGESGIVYCLRRSDVDRLTETLRRQGYRAAAYHAGMSDEERHRSQNAFIREEADIIVATVAFGMGIDKSNVRYVVHAAMPRSLEHYQQESGRAGRDGLEAECVLLHSGADYVTWKRIILESEPQTVENGLGKLGQMSRYCRGVSCRHRAILAYFGQPPGMEPCGACDICLGEVEGVADPVVVAQKILSSVLRQGERFGADYTAGVLCGSREERIVANGHDRISTYGILKAETRPAVRDWIEQLVEQEYLARVGDYGVLKLTAPGRRALAGEERPLLLAAPAARRAPKAAVEKDSWDGVDRALFERLRALRRTLAAEAGVPAYIVFGDATLRDLARKKPATPEELLEVTGIGAKKLELYGARVLAEVRAHDPLQTGPGVGR encoded by the coding sequence ATGACGGATGAAATCGCGAAGGTGTTGAAGCGGTACTGGGGGTACGACGGGTTCCGCCCGCTGCAGCGCGAGGCGATGGAGTGCGTCGTTCGGGGAAGGGACTCGATCGTGGTGCTCCCGACCGGCGGGGGGAAGAGCCTCTGTTACCAGGCGCCCGCCCTCCTCCTTCCCGGGCTGACTCTGGTGGTCTCCCCCCTGATCTCCCTGATGAAGGACCAGATCGACGCCCTGGCCGGGTGCGGCATCCCCTCCGGGCGGCTCGACAGCACCCTGTCGGCGGGGGAAAAGGACCGGGTGTCCCGGGAGCTGGGCGCGGGGGGGCTCCGGCTCCTCTACGTGTCGCCCGAACGGCTGCTCTCCCCCGGTTTCCTCGATTTTCTCAAGGGCCTGGGGGTGTCCTCCATCGCCATCGACGAGGCCCACTGCGTCAGCATGTGGGGGCACGATTTCCGTCCCGAATACCGCCGGCTCGGCATTCTGCGCATGGCCTTTCCCGGCGTCCCCATCGGCGCCTACACGGCCACGGCCACCGAACAGGTGCGCGGCGACATCGCCGCTCAACTGGGGCTCGGCAAGCCGGAGGTCCTGGTCGGCAGCTTCGACCGCCCCAACCTGGTCTACCGCGTGCGGCGGCGCACCGAGGGGGTGCGGCAGGTGCGCGACGTCATCGACCGGCACGCCGGGGAATCGGGCATCGTCTACTGCCTCCGCCGCTCCGACGTCGACCGGCTGACCGAAACCCTCCGGCGGCAGGGGTATCGCGCGGCCGCCTATCACGCCGGCATGTCGGACGAGGAGCGGCACCGGAGCCAGAACGCGTTCATCCGGGAGGAGGCCGACATCATCGTCGCCACCGTCGCCTTCGGCATGGGGATCGACAAATCGAACGTCCGCTACGTGGTCCACGCCGCCATGCCCAGGTCGCTCGAACACTACCAGCAGGAGAGCGGCCGCGCCGGGCGCGACGGGCTCGAGGCCGAGTGCGTCCTCCTCCACTCGGGCGCCGACTACGTCACCTGGAAGCGCATCATCCTGGAATCGGAACCGCAGACCGTGGAGAACGGACTCGGGAAGCTGGGGCAGATGTCGCGCTACTGCCGGGGGGTCTCCTGCCGCCACCGGGCGATCCTCGCTTATTTCGGCCAGCCGCCGGGGATGGAGCCGTGCGGCGCCTGCGACATCTGCCTGGGGGAGGTGGAGGGGGTCGCCGACCCGGTCGTCGTGGCGCAGAAGATCCTCTCCAGTGTGCTGCGGCAGGGGGAGCGCTTCGGGGCCGATTACACGGCCGGCGTCCTCTGCGGCTCCAGGGAGGAGAGGATCGTGGCCAACGGCCACGACCGGATCTCCACGTACGGGATCCTGAAGGCGGAGACCCGGCCGGCGGTGCGGGACTGGATCGAGCAGCTGGTGGAGCAGGAATACCTCGCGCGGGTGGGCGATTACGGGGTGCTGAAGCTCACCGCGCCGGGGCGCCGGGCGCTCGCGGGGGAGGAACGCCCGCTCCTGCTCGCGGCGCCCGCGGCGCGGCGGGCGCCGAAGGCGGCGGTGGAAAAGGACTCCTGGGACGGCGTGGACCGGGCGCTGTTCGAGCGGCTGCGGGCCTTGCGCAGGACGCTGGCGGCCGAGGCCGGGGTCCCCGCCTACATCGTCTTCGGCGACGCGACGCTGCGCGACCTGGCCCGGAAGAAACCGGCGACCCCCGAAGAGCTGCTCGAGGTCACCGGGATCGGCGCGAAGAAACTCGAGCTGTACGGCGCGAGGGTGCTCGCCGAGGTCCGGGCGCACGACCCTCTCCAGACGGGGCCGGGGGTGGGGCGATGA
- the hisA gene encoding 1-(5-phosphoribosyl)-5-[(5-phosphoribosylamino)methylideneamino]imidazole-4-carboxamide isomerase codes for MLELIPAVDMKGGKCVRLQEGVASRVTEYGDDPVAMALHWEAEGATRLHLVDLDGAFSGRSAHLDVARSIFRSLKIPVEFGGGLRTLDQIEAVLDLGADRAILGTVAVEDPAVVREAVRRHPGAIVAGIDARRGKVALRGWVDQTPVEAVDLALGMKGLGIERIVYTDVARDGMLTGVNYEETERVARESGLRVIASGGVASEEDIRELWSRRGAGIEGVILGRALYDGKIDFRSLRARMLSW; via the coding sequence ATGCTGGAACTGATACCGGCCGTGGACATGAAGGGGGGGAAATGCGTCCGGCTCCAGGAAGGGGTCGCCTCGCGGGTGACGGAGTACGGCGACGACCCCGTGGCGATGGCTCTCCACTGGGAGGCGGAAGGGGCGACGCGGCTCCACCTGGTGGACCTGGACGGCGCCTTCTCCGGGCGCTCGGCGCACCTGGACGTCGCGCGCTCCATCTTCCGCTCCCTGAAGATCCCGGTCGAGTTCGGGGGCGGGCTGCGGACGCTCGATCAGATCGAAGCCGTCCTCGACCTGGGCGCCGACCGCGCCATCCTGGGGACGGTGGCGGTGGAGGACCCCGCCGTCGTGCGGGAAGCGGTGCGGCGCCACCCGGGCGCCATAGTGGCGGGCATCGATGCGCGGCGGGGAAAGGTGGCCCTGCGCGGCTGGGTGGACCAGACCCCGGTGGAAGCCGTGGACCTGGCCCTCGGGATGAAGGGGCTCGGGATCGAGCGCATCGTCTACACCGACGTGGCGCGCGACGGGATGCTCACGGGGGTCAACTACGAGGAAACCGAGAGGGTCGCCCGGGAGTCGGGGCTCAGGGTCATCGCCAGCGGCGGCGTCGCCTCCGAGGAGGATATCCGGGAACTATGGTCGCGGCGCGGGGCCGGGATCGAGGGCGTCATCCTGGGCCGGGCGCTCTACGACGGCAAGATCGATTTCAGGAGTCTACGGGCCCGGATGCTGTCGTGGTAG
- the hisD gene encoding histidinol dehydrogenase, translated as MVRIYHAKDRARLFARLESRKILATSEISASVRQILSQVQKEGDRALVRFTERFDKVKLQARQLRVRPQTLRAAARKADPALLRDLEKAIFNIHAYHKRQVQKSWEYRKPGAVLGQRVLPIDSVGVYVPGGSAAYPSSVLMNVIPAKIAGVPRIVVVTPPGTFQQHPIIAAALYELNMTEIYLVGGAQAVAALAYGTETIPRVDKIVGPGNAYVSAAKREVFGQVDIDMIAGPSEVVIMATAESNPRFIAADMLSQAEHDEFACSICFTDSMPHAVLVGRELQLQLESLDRKEIARKSIDNYGAIVVMDSYHDYPEWINEIAPEHLEIFSSIPASMIREVRNAGSIFYGDYTPEAVGDYFAGSNHVLPTAGTARFFSPLGVYHFQRKTGIIRYTKQELARTWKSIDALARSEGLDAHARSVSIRQESPKTLKRKDK; from the coding sequence ATGGTCCGCATCTACCACGCCAAAGACAGGGCCAGGCTGTTTGCCCGCCTGGAAAGCCGGAAGATCCTGGCGACGAGTGAAATCTCCGCTTCGGTGCGGCAGATCCTCTCGCAGGTCCAGAAGGAGGGGGACCGGGCCCTGGTGCGCTTCACGGAGCGGTTCGACAAGGTCAAGCTCCAGGCGCGCCAGCTGCGGGTCCGTCCCCAGACGCTGCGGGCCGCGGCCCGGAAGGCCGACCCCGCCCTGCTGCGCGACCTGGAAAAGGCGATCTTCAACATCCACGCCTATCACAAGCGGCAGGTGCAGAAATCGTGGGAGTACCGCAAGCCGGGGGCCGTCCTGGGGCAGCGGGTGCTGCCGATAGACAGCGTGGGCGTCTACGTCCCCGGGGGGAGCGCGGCCTACCCCTCGTCGGTCCTGATGAACGTCATCCCCGCGAAGATCGCGGGGGTCCCGAGGATCGTGGTCGTGACCCCGCCCGGCACCTTCCAGCAGCACCCCATCATCGCCGCGGCGCTCTACGAGCTCAACATGACGGAGATCTACCTGGTCGGGGGCGCGCAGGCGGTGGCCGCGCTCGCCTACGGCACGGAGACCATCCCCCGCGTGGACAAGATCGTCGGCCCCGGCAACGCCTACGTCAGCGCCGCCAAGCGGGAGGTCTTCGGGCAGGTCGATATCGACATGATAGCCGGCCCGAGCGAGGTCGTCATCATGGCCACGGCGGAGTCCAACCCGCGCTTCATCGCCGCGGACATGCTCTCGCAGGCCGAACACGACGAGTTCGCCTGCTCGATCTGCTTCACCGACTCGATGCCGCACGCGGTGCTGGTCGGGCGCGAGCTGCAGCTGCAGCTCGAGTCGCTCGACCGGAAGGAGATCGCCCGGAAATCGATCGACAATTACGGCGCCATCGTCGTCATGGACAGCTACCACGACTACCCGGAGTGGATCAACGAGATCGCCCCGGAACACCTCGAGATCTTCTCCAGCATCCCGGCGTCGATGATCCGGGAGGTGCGTAACGCGGGGTCGATCTTCTACGGGGACTACACCCCCGAGGCGGTGGGGGACTACTTCGCGGGGAGCAACCACGTGCTGCCGACCGCGGGCACGGCGCGCTTCTTCTCGCCTCTCGGGGTGTACCACTTCCAGCGCAAGACCGGCATCATCCGCTACACGAAGCAGGAACTGGCCCGCACCTGGAAGTCGATCGACGCCCTGGCCCGCTCCGAAGGGCTCGATGCGCACGCCCGGAGCGTGTCGATCCGCCAGGAGTCCCCGAAAACCCTCAAGCGCAAGGACAAGTGA
- a CDS encoding deoxyribonuclease IV yields MRPPLIGAHMSIAGGIHKAFERGESVGCRTLQIFLKNSNRWDARPLSAEERELFATARARTGIDPVVAHDSYLVNLASPDRALREKSVRAFMEEMGRANFLGVPFLVLHPGAHMGTGEREGCARVAEALDRALGEVGGPVVPLLENTAGQGSTLGRSFGELASILERVGERERVGVCFDTAHAFAAGYDLRTKKGYDAVMREFDRLVGIGRIRVFHVNDSKKELGSRVDRHADIGKGFLGLEPFRFLLNDRRFLAVPKILETPKGPDLAEDRRNLATLESLCRRKKPPTGP; encoded by the coding sequence ATGAGACCGCCGCTCATCGGGGCGCACATGTCGATCGCCGGGGGGATCCACAAGGCCTTCGAGCGCGGGGAGAGTGTCGGCTGCCGGACCCTTCAGATCTTTCTCAAAAACAGCAACCGGTGGGACGCCCGCCCCCTTTCCGCGGAGGAACGGGAGCTTTTCGCCACGGCCCGGGCCCGGACCGGCATCGACCCGGTGGTGGCCCACGACAGCTACCTGGTCAACCTCGCCTCCCCCGACCGGGCGCTCCGCGAAAAATCGGTCCGCGCCTTCATGGAAGAGATGGGGCGGGCCAATTTCCTGGGGGTCCCCTTCCTGGTGCTGCACCCCGGAGCCCACATGGGGACGGGGGAGCGGGAAGGATGCGCGCGCGTGGCCGAAGCGCTCGACCGGGCGCTCGGGGAGGTCGGGGGTCCCGTCGTCCCGCTCCTGGAAAATACCGCCGGGCAGGGAAGCACCCTCGGGCGCAGCTTCGGGGAGCTGGCCTCCATCCTCGAGCGGGTCGGGGAGCGCGAGCGGGTGGGCGTCTGCTTCGACACCGCCCACGCCTTCGCCGCGGGCTACGACCTGCGGACGAAAAAGGGCTACGACGCGGTGATGCGGGAGTTCGACCGCCTGGTCGGAATCGGCCGGATCCGGGTGTTTCACGTCAACGACAGCAAAAAGGAGCTGGGGAGCCGGGTGGACCGCCATGCCGACATAGGGAAGGGGTTCCTGGGCCTCGAGCCCTTTCGTTTTCTCCTGAACGACCGCCGCTTCCTCGCGGTCCCCAAGATCCTGGAAACGCCCAAGGGGCCCGATCTTGCCGAGGACCGGCGGAACCTCGCGACCCTAGAGTCCCTCTGCCGGAGGAAAAAGCCCCCTACAGGACCTTGA
- the hisF gene encoding imidazole glycerol phosphate synthase subunit HisF has product MLAKRIIPCLDVREGRVVKGTHFVNLVDAGDPVEAAARYDAEGADELVFLDITASSDRREIVTRMVRAVADRVFIPFTVGGGLRTLEDIQAILRAGADKVSLNTSAIDNPGLITEAARYFGSQCIVVAVDARRASPWDEDRPRWEVTTHGGRVRRPLEAVAWAAEAAKRGAGEILLTSMDRDGTRSGYDNALNRRVAERVGVPVIASGGCGALEHLADAFTEGRASAVLAASIFHFGNHTIAEARRYLRARGIPMRPAE; this is encoded by the coding sequence ATGCTTGCGAAAAGAATCATTCCCTGCCTCGACGTGAGGGAGGGCCGGGTCGTCAAGGGGACCCATTTCGTCAACCTGGTCGACGCCGGGGACCCGGTGGAAGCGGCCGCGCGCTACGACGCCGAGGGGGCGGACGAACTGGTGTTTCTCGACATCACGGCCTCCTCCGACCGGCGGGAAATAGTGACCCGGATGGTCAGGGCGGTCGCCGACCGGGTCTTCATCCCCTTCACCGTCGGCGGGGGGCTGCGCACCCTGGAGGACATCCAGGCCATCCTGCGCGCCGGCGCCGACAAGGTGTCGCTCAACACCTCGGCCATCGACAACCCCGGGCTGATCACCGAGGCGGCTCGCTATTTCGGGTCCCAGTGCATCGTCGTGGCGGTCGACGCGCGCCGGGCCTCTCCGTGGGACGAGGATCGGCCGCGGTGGGAGGTCACGACCCACGGCGGGAGAGTCCGCCGGCCGCTCGAAGCGGTCGCCTGGGCTGCGGAAGCGGCCAAAAGGGGCGCCGGGGAAATCCTCCTGACGTCGATGGACCGTGACGGAACCCGGTCCGGGTACGACAACGCGCTCAACCGCCGGGTGGCGGAGCGGGTGGGGGTTCCCGTCATCGCCTCCGGGGGATGCGGCGCGCTCGAGCACCTGGCCGACGCCTTCACCGAGGGGCGCGCCAGCGCGGTGCTGGCGGCCTCCATCTTTCATTTTGGCAACCACACGATCGCCGAGGCCAGGAGGTACCTGCGCGCGCGCGGCATCCCGATGCGCCCGGCGGAATAG
- the hisC gene encoding histidinol-phosphate transaminase produces the protein MKKTSPLRGVKPRVLKVPAYTLHAYEAEVKLNQNENPFDFPEDLKEEAFRRFRARQWSRYPDFIPDRLHAKLAEFVGWPKEGILAGNGSNELLQATLMVLVGARTPVAIPLPTFTVYRLIAAILGARVVDIPLGADMSYDVDALISRSRDAGARVLVVNNPNNPTGCAIGEGEIRRILDAFEGFVLLDEAYYEFCGHTGFGLLERYPRLVITRTFSKAMGMAGLRLGYLLAHPDLVAQISKAKLPYNINQFSLTAAEVALENIDRFRPAIETMLSEKERLDRGLREIPGVRVYPSQSNFFLIEVPVPPREIFDDLYRRGVLVRDVSSYPTLGRCLRVSVGTPEENTQLLAALRAGLESLAPARAGREAGAL, from the coding sequence GTGAAGAAGACGTCCCCCCTCCGCGGAGTCAAGCCCCGGGTGTTGAAGGTGCCGGCCTATACGCTCCACGCGTACGAGGCGGAGGTCAAGCTCAACCAGAACGAGAACCCCTTCGATTTCCCGGAGGATCTCAAGGAGGAGGCGTTCCGTCGCTTCCGCGCGCGGCAGTGGTCGCGCTACCCCGATTTCATCCCCGACCGGCTGCACGCGAAGCTGGCGGAGTTCGTCGGCTGGCCCAAGGAGGGGATCCTGGCCGGCAACGGTTCCAACGAGCTGCTCCAGGCGACGCTGATGGTGCTGGTAGGGGCGCGCACGCCCGTGGCCATCCCGCTCCCCACCTTCACCGTCTACCGGCTGATCGCCGCCATCCTGGGGGCGCGCGTGGTCGACATCCCCCTCGGCGCCGACATGAGCTACGACGTCGACGCCCTCATCTCCCGGTCGCGGGACGCGGGCGCCCGGGTGCTGGTCGTCAACAATCCCAACAACCCCACCGGGTGCGCGATCGGGGAAGGGGAGATCCGCCGCATCCTGGACGCATTCGAGGGCTTCGTGCTCCTCGACGAGGCCTACTACGAGTTTTGCGGCCACACCGGGTTCGGACTGCTCGAGCGCTACCCGCGCCTCGTCATCACGCGGACCTTTTCCAAGGCGATGGGGATGGCGGGGCTGCGGCTCGGCTACCTGCTGGCGCACCCGGACCTCGTCGCCCAGATTTCCAAGGCGAAGCTTCCCTACAACATCAACCAGTTCAGCCTCACGGCGGCCGAGGTCGCGCTCGAGAACATCGACCGCTTCCGGCCGGCGATCGAGACGATGCTGTCCGAAAAGGAGCGCCTGGACCGCGGGCTCCGGGAGATCCCGGGGGTCCGGGTGTACCCGTCGCAATCCAATTTCTTCCTGATCGAGGTCCCGGTCCCCCCGCGGGAGATCTTCGACGACCTCTACCGCCGGGGGGTCCTCGTGCGGGACGTGAGCTCGTATCCCACGCTCGGGCGCTGTCTGCGCGTCAGCGTGGGCACGCCGGAAGAGAACACTCAACTGCTGGCGGCGTTGCGCGCCGGCCTGGAATCGCTCGCGCCGGCCCGCGCCGGGCGCGAGGCGGGGGCCCTATGA
- the hisH gene encoding imidazole glycerol phosphate synthase subunit HisH, which translates to MAETLIVDYGMGNLRSVEKALSAVGGRPRVSADPDAVRRAGRLILPGVGAFGDAMANLGRTGMDEALREAARAGVPLLGLCLGLQLLFAHSEEFGSHRGLGLIPGKVLGFRAPGLRVPHIGWNQVEDLRPDPLFRGIAEGSYFYFVHSLYVEPDRGEHVLARTTYGHAFCSVAGRDNVRGAQFHPEKSQDNGKRLLENFLAI; encoded by the coding sequence ATGGCGGAAACCCTCATCGTCGACTACGGCATGGGCAACCTGCGCAGCGTGGAGAAGGCGCTCTCGGCCGTGGGGGGCCGGCCGCGGGTGTCGGCCGACCCCGACGCCGTCCGCCGGGCCGGCCGCCTCATCCTCCCGGGGGTCGGGGCCTTCGGGGACGCCATGGCGAACCTCGGGCGCACCGGCATGGATGAAGCCCTGCGGGAGGCCGCGCGGGCCGGGGTCCCGCTCCTCGGCCTCTGCCTCGGGCTGCAGCTGCTGTTCGCGCACAGCGAGGAGTTCGGCAGCCACCGCGGGCTCGGCCTGATACCGGGCAAGGTGCTGGGTTTCCGCGCCCCGGGCCTGCGGGTGCCCCACATCGGGTGGAACCAGGTCGAGGACCTCCGGCCCGACCCCCTCTTCCGGGGGATCGCCGAGGGGAGCTATTTCTATTTCGTCCACTCCCTCTACGTGGAGCCCGACCGCGGGGAACACGTGTTGGCGCGGACGACGTACGGGCACGCGTTCTGTTCGGTCGCGGGCCGCGACAACGTCCGGGGGGCGCAGTTCCATCCGGAGAAGAGCCAGGACAACGGGAAGCGGCTCCTGGAGAATTTTCTTGCGATATAG
- a CDS encoding glucose-1-phosphate adenylyltransferase → MKDVIGVILGGGQGQRLYPLTKERSKPAVPLGGKYRLIDIPISNCLNSQINRVFVLTQYNSASLNKHIVQTYKFDMFNGGFVDILAAEQTPESSSWFQGTADAVRKSLKHLIPFGDAKYVIVLSGDQLYQMDLRRVINCHLESGAAITVAAIPVSAAEAPDLGIMKTGPGGEVLGFSEKPKPEALADLRSDDRPDGRNYLASMGIYVFEKNFLVDLLSSTTAADFGKEVIPQAIGVHRVSACPFDGYWEDVGTIRAFYEANLALADVAPRFNFYDVTRPIYTHPRNLPGSKLNNCNVHQSIISSGCILTGADIKHSIIGVRSRIGIGTTIKHSIVMGADHYETAEQLQENLEKKQPHIGIGNHCTIINAIIDKNVRIGDNVSIINAHNLQEKDDENYCIRDGIIVVPKGAWIRGGTVI, encoded by the coding sequence ATGAAAGACGTCATAGGAGTGATTCTGGGCGGCGGACAGGGGCAACGCCTGTATCCCCTGACCAAGGAGCGGAGCAAACCGGCCGTGCCCCTGGGGGGGAAATACCGTCTCATCGACATCCCGATCAGCAACTGCCTGAACTCCCAGATCAACCGGGTGTTCGTGCTGACGCAGTACAACTCGGCCTCCCTCAACAAGCACATCGTCCAGACCTACAAGTTCGACATGTTCAACGGCGGCTTCGTAGACATCCTGGCCGCCGAACAGACGCCGGAAAGCTCCAGCTGGTTCCAGGGGACGGCCGACGCCGTCCGCAAGAGCCTCAAGCACCTGATTCCTTTCGGGGACGCGAAGTACGTCATCGTCCTGTCCGGGGACCAGCTCTACCAGATGGACCTGCGCCGGGTCATCAACTGCCATCTCGAGAGCGGGGCCGCCATCACCGTGGCCGCGATCCCGGTCTCCGCCGCGGAAGCCCCGGACCTGGGCATCATGAAGACCGGCCCCGGGGGGGAGGTGCTCGGCTTCAGCGAGAAACCGAAACCGGAGGCGCTGGCGGACCTGCGGTCGGATGACCGTCCCGACGGCAGGAACTACCTGGCCAGCATGGGCATCTACGTGTTCGAGAAAAACTTCCTGGTGGACCTGCTTTCCAGCACGACGGCGGCCGATTTCGGCAAGGAGGTGATCCCCCAGGCCATCGGGGTCCATCGCGTCTCGGCCTGTCCCTTCGACGGGTACTGGGAGGACGTCGGGACCATCCGGGCCTTCTACGAGGCCAACCTCGCCCTGGCCGATGTCGCCCCCCGGTTCAATTTCTACGACGTGACGCGTCCCATCTACACCCACCCGCGCAACCTGCCCGGGTCGAAGCTCAACAACTGTAACGTGCACCAGTCCATCATCTCGAGCGGCTGCATCCTGACGGGCGCCGACATCAAGCACTCCATCATCGGGGTGCGCAGCCGCATCGGCATCGGGACCACGATCAAGCATTCCATCGTCATGGGCGCCGACCACTACGAGACCGCGGAGCAGCTGCAGGAGAACCTGGAAAAGAAGCAGCCGCACATCGGCATCGGGAACCATTGCACGATCATCAACGCCATCATAGACAAGAACGTACGGATCGGCGACAACGTCTCCATCATCAACGCCCACAACCTTCAGGAAAAGGACGACGAGAACTACTGCATCCGGGACGGGATCATCGTTGTGCCGAAGGGGGCCTGGATTCGGGGCGGAACGGTCATCTGA
- the hisB gene encoding imidazoleglycerol-phosphate dehydratase HisB: protein MNRRCATIHRTTKETDIRLTLDLDGGGNGDVSTGVQFFDHMLTLFARHGIFDLDIACRGDLGVDAHHSVEDIGICLGMAIDEALGDKSGLVRFAHAYFPMDEALARVVADLSGRPYLHYDVEVQQERVGELDSELVEEFWRAVSVHGRLNLHLELLHGRNAHHIFEAVFKAAARALSLATRTDPRIEGVPSTKGVL, encoded by the coding sequence ATGAACAGACGATGTGCGACGATCCACCGGACCACGAAGGAAACCGACATCAGGTTGACGCTCGACCTGGACGGCGGCGGCAACGGCGACGTGAGCACGGGGGTGCAGTTTTTCGACCACATGCTCACCCTCTTCGCCAGGCACGGGATTTTCGACCTCGACATCGCCTGCCGGGGGGACCTGGGGGTCGACGCGCACCACTCGGTCGAGGATATCGGCATCTGCCTGGGGATGGCGATCGACGAGGCCCTGGGGGACAAGAGCGGCCTGGTCCGCTTCGCCCACGCCTATTTCCCCATGGACGAGGCGCTGGCCCGGGTGGTCGCCGACCTTTCGGGGCGGCCGTACCTCCATTACGACGTCGAGGTGCAGCAGGAACGGGTCGGGGAACTCGACTCGGAGCTCGTGGAGGAATTCTGGCGCGCGGTGTCGGTGCACGGCCGGCTGAACCTCCACCTCGAACTGCTTCACGGCCGCAACGCGCACCACATTTTCGAGGCGGTGTTCAAGGCGGCGGCGCGCGCCCTCTCGCTGGCGACGCGCACCGACCCGCGGATCGAGGGAGTGCCGTCGACCAAGGGGGTGCTCTAG